The window AAGCCGCACGCCGACCTGACTTTCGTCGCCAGCCAGACATCCAAGATCGAAGCCGCGCACGTGGTGGTACGAGGCACGGCGGAGATCAGCGGTCAGGCGGTCACGCATACGGCGACGTTGGCCGGCCCGCCGGGCGAAATGACCGTCGACAACGTGCTGTTGGCGGTATCGATGCCTACGCCGTTCAAGATCATCGGCAAATATGACCTCACGTTCGTTCCGCGCGGGAGCACGCTCGTGCGGCATTACGCGATTGACCGCGGCGGGTTTACCGGGCCGTTGCGAGTGTTGCCGGCCGATCGGCAGGCGCGGCATCTGCAAGGCGTCACGGGACCGCTCATCACGGTGCCGCCCGGCGCCGACGAATGCGAGTACCCGCTCTTCTTGCCGCCCTGGATGGAACTGGCCCGAACGAGCCGCTCCGTCGTGATGGCCGTTGGCGTGGTGGCCGACACGGACGGCAGCCAGCATACGGTGAGCTTCACTTCGCAAAACCAGAACGAGCAGATTGTGGCCCTCGTCGGCCCAGGCGAGCTGAGTGTGCATGCAGAGCGGACGTCGCTGGAGTGCGTGCCCGGCGGCGAGTGCGAGGTGCGCCTGCGTCTGGCCCGCGATCGGTCGCTCACTGGGCCGACCCGCGTGGAGCTCGTGCTGCCGCCTCATATCCACGGCATCGTGGCCGAACCGGCGACCGTGCCTTCGGATGCCGAGCGGGCCGTGCTTCGCATTCATTGCGACCGCGAATTTGGCCCCTTGAACATGCCCTTGATCGTCCGTGCCACGACCGAGCATGGCGGCCGGCCGGTGACGGCCGAGGCGCAATTGCAGCTCGTGGGGGCCAGCCGCAAACCATGACTCGCCAGGGCAGGCACTGCGACCATTGTGGGCGGATGCTCCGCAAGCCGGGCATCGTCATGTTGGATAATTTCTTTTGTTCGCTGGCCTGCAAGCGCCGCTTTCCGGTGGCGCTGCGGCGGCGGATGATCGCCCATTATCGCCAGATGGCCGCCGATGCGTCGGGCTGGATCGCCAAGACGTTGGCCTGGAACCATTCGCACGCGGATGAAGAGCCCATCGACATCGAGGCTTTTCGTCTGGTCAAGCACGGCGCTTTGGAAATCGTCGAGGCGTTGCTCGGCTGGGGGCCGATTCCCGAGCGGGCACTGCGGCTCATCAGCTCGGCGATGCTCGGCGCCGCGGACTTGCCGCCGGAAGACGGCGACGCGGATTAATCGCACGCGCCGACGGCAATCGTAGGGTGGGCCGGCGCTCGCAAGCTCGCTGGTCCCACCCTACATATCAGCAGGTTTTTCGGCGGTCTGCCAGCGTATCGCCGAGGGTTTGATCGAGGCTGACCTCCGGCCGCCAGCCGGTGGCGGCTTGCAAGCGGTGGATGTCGGCGATGGGATCGAATTTTTCCGGTCCGGGCTGAAGCTCCACGACCGCGGGCGAGACGCCGGAAATCTTGATGAGCCTGTCGACGATATCGCCCGTCCTGCGCGGCACGCCCGAGCCGACGTTGTAGACGCCACCCGATTCGCCGCGCTGCGCCAGCAGGCGATATGCCCGCACCACGTCGCGGACATCGGTCAGGTCGATCCACGTGTCGAGGTGCTTGACGCGGACCGTGTCGGTCGATGGCCCGGCGATTTGTTCAACCCATTCGGGCAGCATCAGCCGTGGCTCTTGCCGTGGCCCGGTATGTTGGAACGCGCGAACGATGACTGCGTCCAGATCATGCTCGGCCGCTCGACGACGCACTGCCTCTTCGGCCAGAAGCTTCGTTTTGCCGTAGGCGCGTTGAGGGTTGGTTGGAGTCGTCTCGTCGTAGCGATGATGTTCTTTCGTCGCTCGCCCGTAGACGTGGCTCGTGCTTATGAACAGGAGTCGCGGTTTATGCGGGAGTGATGCAGCCAGATCGACGACGCGCTCGGTGCCGCGAACGTTGACCTCGGTGGCCCGCTCGGTCGGTTCGGTCGTACCGCAATCACTCGGCACGCTGAGCGCGGCCAAGTGGTAGATGCAATCGGGCGCGAAGTCGCGGAGTGCCTTCTGAATCAGCTCGCTGGCTGCGCCTTCGCCGACGTCCCAACTCAGCACGTTGATGCGGCGGAGGTCGTCGCCGGCCCAACGCGGCCACTCCCCGCGCCGCGAGGAGCCGAGCACTTCGTCGCCGCAGGCTAACAAATGCTCAGCCAAGAAGCCGCCCGCAAAGCCTGTGATGCCGGTGATGAAAGCGCGCATGCAGGAAGCTGCTAGAGCTTTGCGATTTGTCTTGGACCGCTTCTTTTTACGCTTGCCGGGCCAAGTTCCACTCTTCGCACCGAATGACTCATGCGTTGTCATCGGGAGATGGCGCCGCGTCGCCAGTTGCCTCATGACCGGACGGCCCAGCATCGGCCGACTCTTCCTCCGGCGCGGCCTCAGCCTCCTCACCCCGTTCTTCATGCGGCACGCGCACCACCGCCGCCAAGGCATCGTCTTCGTCGAGCGACATGATCCGCACGCCCTGCGTGTTCCGGCCGATCACGCTGATCTCGCTGGCTGCCACGCGCTGAATCTTGCCGCGGGCCGTCATCAGCAACACCTCGTCGTCGTCGCTCACCGTCACGACGCTGACCACCGGCCCATTGCGCTCGGTGGTCTTGATGTCGCGCAGGCCCTTGCCGCCGCGACGCTGCGTGCGGTAGCGGCGCCCCGAACCGCCTTCCTCGCCACCCTCTTCTTCGGCACTCAGATCTTCGCCGCCTTCCTCTTCCTCGCGCGGCTCTTCGACAGCCTCCACGACGCCTTCCATCGGAGTTTCGTCGGCGATCGCAACCGCTTCCGCATCGCCTTCCACCACCGGACTGTTCGGCCCAAACGGCGTCCTTTTGCCATAGCCGTTGCGGCAGACGGTCAACAGCGTCGTCTCCGGCTCGGCCACCACCATGCCCACCAACTCGTCGCCCGAAGTCAGGTTGATTCCCTTCACGCCGCTCGTGTTGCGGCCCATCGGCCGGGCGTCGCTCTGGCGGAAGCGGATCGCCATGCCGCGGGCGGTCGAAAGCACCACTTCGTCGCCCGGCTTCGTGATGGCCACATCGACCAGCTCGTCGTCTTCCTTGAGCTTGATGGCGATGATGCCGTTGCGCTGCGGCCGGCTGTATTGCGACAGCGGCGTCTTCTTCACCAGGCCGCGCCGCGTGGCCATCATTAAGTAATGGTCGGCCGTGAAATCGCGCACCGCGCGGCAGTCGGCGATCGACTCGCCTTCGGCCAGGTTCAGCAGATTCACGATCGCGCGGCCGCGGCTTTCACGGGAAAGCTGCGGCAGGTCATAGACCTTTTGCCAATAGACCTTGCCGCGGTTGGTGAAGAACAGCAGGTAATCGTGCGTGCTGGCCGCAAAGAGGTGCCGGATCGGATCCTCTTCCTCGGTCTTGGCACCCTTCAGGCCCTTGCCGCCGCGCCGCTGAGCACGATAGGTGCTGGCCGCCGTCCGCTTGATATAGCCTTGGTTGCTGATCGTGACCACCATATTCTCTTCGGTGATCAAATCGCCCAGGTCAATCGTGCCGATCTCTTCGCCGCTGATCTCCGTGCGGCGCGTGTCGGCGTGCTTCCGCTTGACCTCCAGCAGATCCTCGCGGATCATCGCCAAAATGTTCTTGTCGTCCGACAGAATGCGCTGGTATTCGGCGATCTCGTCCAGAAGCTGCTCGTATTCCTTCCCCAGCTTCTCCTGCTCGAGGTTGACCAACTGGCCGAGCGTCATCCGCAAGATGGCGTCGGCCTGCACGGCCGTAAGCTGGTAGTTTTCGCGGGCGCCGCGTTCTTGCTGGAAATCGGCGTAGCCCCGCTCCCCCAACGCCCGACGCATCAGTGGGGCCGGGCACTCGATGGCCATCAGCCGCGTCTTGGCCTCGGCCTGCGTGGCCGACGTGCGAATGACGCGGATCACCTCGTCGATGTTGGCGTGGGCCAACAGCAGCCCTTCGACGGTGTGCTTGCGGTCGCGTGCCCGATTGAGCAAAAACTGCGTCCGGCGGCGAATCACCGACAGCCGGTGCCGCACGAACTCTTCCAGCAACTGCTTGAACGACAACGTCCGCGGCTTGCCGTCGACCAAGGCCAGCAGGATGATCGAAAACGTGTCTTGCAGCGGCGAGAACTGGTAAAGCTGGTTGAGCACGATCTCGGCGTCGGCGTCGCGCTTGATTTCAAGCACCAGCCGCACCGGCTCTTTCAGGTCGCTCTCGTTGCGGATGCCGGAGATGCCTTTGATCTTGTCGTCGTTGACCAGCTCGGCGATCCGCTCTTCAATCCGGTCGCGGGCCTGCTGATAGGGAATCTCGCTGACAATGATCCGCTGGCGGCCCTTGGCGAGTTCTTCGATGTGGCAGCGTGCCCGAACGACGATGTTGCCGCGGCCCGTGAAGTAGCTCTTGCGGATGCCGCTGCGCCCGCAGACCACGCCGCCGGTGGGAAAATCGGGACCGGGCACGATCTCCATCAACTCGTCGATCGAGACGTCGGGCTGGTCGATCACCCGCACCGCGGCATCGCAAATCTCGCCCAGGTTGTGCGGCGGGATCGACGTGGCCATGCCCACCGCGATGCCGTTGGCCCCGTTGATCAGCAGGTTGGGGAATTTCGAGGGCAGGACGGTCGGCTCCAGTCGCCGCTCGTCGTAGGTCGGCACGAAATCGACCGTATCGAGCCGGATGTCGTCCATCAGCATCGCGGCAAAGGGCGACATGCGGGCTTCGGTATATCGCATGGCCGCGGGCGGCAGGCCGGCGATCGAGCCGAAGTTGCCCTGCTTGTCGATGAGCGTGTACCGCATGTTCCACTCCTGGGCCATGCGGACCAGGGTGGGATAGATGACGCTCTCGCCGTGCGGGTGATAGTTGCCGCTGGTATCGCCAGAAATCTTGGCACACTTGACGCGGCCGGCCCCCGGCGTGAGGTTCAGGTCGTTCATGGCGACCAGGATGCGGCGCTGCGAGGGCTTCAGCCCGTCGCGCACGTCGGGCAAGGCCCGGCTGACGATCACGCTCATGGCGTACGTCAGGTAGCTGTCTTTCAGCTCATCTTCGATCGCGAGGTCGACCAGCTTTCCTTGGGGCTGGCCGTTGCCGCCTTCTTCGGCGGGAGTGAGTTCCGGGGAGTCAGGATCTTCCGAATCCGTCGACAATTCCGTTTCCTTTGACTGCTAAACCGGGCGGTGCGAACGGCGTTTTTTCGTACCCGGCGGCCGATGTTTTTCGACGCCTGCTTTTGCCGTAACTTCCTTGCAAATATACCAGTTTCAGCGACGAGCCACAACCGGCTTAATGATCGCTGGAAAAGGCGGAAGGCGGGCGCCGGATCACAATGCCTTAACTACCACGAAGTTCACGGCAAAGTGAAAGCCTTGCGTTGCCACAGGCTCGATGTAGTTGAATGCATCGCCCGGAATGCCTTCGAAGCCTCCGCTCTCGTAGCCGACACAACGAAACTGGTCGCCAACCTTCAACTCCGGCACCTCCCGAACCAAGGGCATTTCCGTTGATGAGAATAGTTGCGGCGTTTCTAATTCGCGGCCATCAACACGATCAATTCGCAGAAAAAATGGTTCGCCGGAATAGGCTTTCTGGCGAGACGTATTGGGCACAACTTCCCCGGAGACCTTTACAACCGCCCCTAGCCGCTTGCCAAGGCGGCCTTCAATGCCCCGCTCTTCGATGCCTTTGATTGATAAAGGTGTCATTCCAGGCACATCGGCCGTGCCGCCCGCGGCTACGAAAGCCGACCAGACGGCGAGGAAGGCGACGCTGACGATGGAAATCTTGGTCTTGGCTCGGTTCATAGCTGTGGCTGCGGAGATTATAATCCAGGCATGAAACCGCAATGCGATCCCAAGGTCGATTACGCCTTCAAGCACGTATTCGGTCGCGAGCAGAACAAGCCCATCTTAACAAGCTTGATTGACGCTGTCTTGCAGCCCGCGGCTGGCCAGCAGATCGAAAGCCTCGATCTGCTGAACCCCTTCAATGACAAGGAAGATTTGGACGACAAGCTGTCGATCCTGGATATCAAGGCACGGGACGAAAGTGGGCGGCAGTTCAACATTGAGATGCAGATGCTTGCCTTTGGCGCCTTCCGCCAACGGGCTCTCTATTATTGGGCCCGATTGCATCAGGCCCAACTGCAGGAAGGGAAGAAGTACCGCGACCTGCGGCCCACCATCGCGATTTGCTTCCTGGATACGCCTCTGTTTCCGGATCTGTCGGACCATCACCTGATTTTCGAGCTTCGCGAGCGTCACCATCATACGCTCTTTACCGATCAACTGGCGATGCATATCCTTGAATTGCCGAAGTTTGATAAAGCCATCGATGAGTTGACGACCCCTCTTGACCGCTGGCTGTTTTTCTTGCGGCACGCCGAGGAACTCGATCTGGATCGACTGCCAGCGGCTCTGGATTTTGCTGAGATTCGCTTGGCAGTGGGAGATTTAATGATGATCACGCAGACTGAACTGGAACGCGAGCGGTATGAATCGCGACTAAAGGCGCAGCGAGACTTCTATGCCGCTCTTGAAGACGCGACGGAGAAGGGGCTCTCGGAAGGCCGCGAGAAAGGCATTGCCGAGGGCCGCGAGCAGG of the Pirellulales bacterium genome contains:
- a CDS encoding NAD-dependent epimerase/dehydratase family protein translates to MRAFITGITGFAGGFLAEHLLACGDEVLGSSRRGEWPRWAGDDLRRINVLSWDVGEGAASELIQKALRDFAPDCIYHLAALSVPSDCGTTEPTERATEVNVRGTERVVDLAASLPHKPRLLFISTSHVYGRATKEHHRYDETTPTNPQRAYGKTKLLAEEAVRRRAAEHDLDAVIVRAFQHTGPRQEPRLMLPEWVEQIAGPSTDTVRVKHLDTWIDLTDVRDVVRAYRLLAQRGESGGVYNVGSGVPRRTGDIVDRLIKISGVSPAVVELQPGPEKFDPIADIHRLQAATGWRPEVSLDQTLGDTLADRRKTC
- the gyrA gene encoding DNA gyrase subunit A, with protein sequence MSTDSEDPDSPELTPAEEGGNGQPQGKLVDLAIEDELKDSYLTYAMSVIVSRALPDVRDGLKPSQRRILVAMNDLNLTPGAGRVKCAKISGDTSGNYHPHGESVIYPTLVRMAQEWNMRYTLIDKQGNFGSIAGLPPAAMRYTEARMSPFAAMLMDDIRLDTVDFVPTYDERRLEPTVLPSKFPNLLINGANGIAVGMATSIPPHNLGEICDAAVRVIDQPDVSIDELMEIVPGPDFPTGGVVCGRSGIRKSYFTGRGNIVVRARCHIEELAKGRQRIIVSEIPYQQARDRIEERIAELVNDDKIKGISGIRNESDLKEPVRLVLEIKRDADAEIVLNQLYQFSPLQDTFSIILLALVDGKPRTLSFKQLLEEFVRHRLSVIRRRTQFLLNRARDRKHTVEGLLLAHANIDEVIRVIRTSATQAEAKTRLMAIECPAPLMRRALGERGYADFQQERGARENYQLTAVQADAILRMTLGQLVNLEQEKLGKEYEQLLDEIAEYQRILSDDKNILAMIREDLLEVKRKHADTRRTEISGEEIGTIDLGDLITEENMVVTISNQGYIKRTAASTYRAQRRGGKGLKGAKTEEEDPIRHLFAASTHDYLLFFTNRGKVYWQKVYDLPQLSRESRGRAIVNLLNLAEGESIADCRAVRDFTADHYLMMATRRGLVKKTPLSQYSRPQRNGIIAIKLKEDDELVDVAITKPGDEVVLSTARGMAIRFRQSDARPMGRNTSGVKGINLTSGDELVGMVVAEPETTLLTVCRNGYGKRTPFGPNSPVVEGDAEAVAIADETPMEGVVEAVEEPREEEEGGEDLSAEEEGGEEGGSGRRYRTQRRGGKGLRDIKTTERNGPVVSVVTVSDDDEVLLMTARGKIQRVAASEISVIGRNTQGVRIMSLDEDDALAAVVRVPHEERGEEAEAAPEEESADAGPSGHEATGDAAPSPDDNA
- a CDS encoding Rpn family recombination-promoting nuclease/putative transposase; this encodes MKPQCDPKVDYAFKHVFGREQNKPILTSLIDAVLQPAAGQQIESLDLLNPFNDKEDLDDKLSILDIKARDESGRQFNIEMQMLAFGAFRQRALYYWARLHQAQLQEGKKYRDLRPTIAICFLDTPLFPDLSDHHLIFELRERHHHTLFTDQLAMHILELPKFDKAIDELTTPLDRWLFFLRHAEELDLDRLPAALDFAEIRLAVGDLMMITQTELERERYESRLKAQRDFYAALEDATEKGLSEGREKGIAEGREQGRQEGRAEGQIARIHSFQRLLHRDLTAIEKLQSLPPQELDSLAARLEAELNAKLKNGSDRDTGS